Proteins encoded by one window of Cydia fagiglandana chromosome Z, ilCydFagi1.1, whole genome shotgun sequence:
- the LOC134678131 gene encoding zinc metalloproteinase nas-4-like, producing MRTCYSGTMLRFGVLLLVVAATAVPPVTKSRDEIEAFRSFLESGKSDSGFRIEDRQAANPHAKAWENSGKYQGDILLDEAQVQGMVEDFAAGRNAYIWPNTKWPDNVVVYEFAQGHFTQAAQNAILAGIAAIERNSCVRFRLRNNNDRNYVRVTNFNDGCYAHVGYWSTRGVHILNLTWPSCSLHTTIVHEWLHILGFLHMQSTYNRDDFVRIMWENIWPGMEHNFDKYESNIVSNLGLPYEYASSMHYGGYGFSVNGRPTMVALYDWAGVMGQQDYVTYWDYLRVRRHYNCPGAWSEEVQAEPQQPSAEPLTNEA from the exons ATGCGTACTTGTTATTCCGGTACTATGTTGCGCTTTGGTGTGTTGCTTCTGGTGGTTGCCGCGACCGCGGTCCCGCCCGTGACGAAGTCTCGAGATGAGATCGAGGCGTTTAGGAGTTTCTTGGAAAGCGGCAAGTCTG ACTCTGGCTTCCGCATCGAAGACCGCCAAGCGGCCAACCCGCACGCCAAGGCGTGGGAGAACAGCGGCAAGTACCAGGGCGACATACTGCTGGACGAGGCGCAGGTGCAGGGCATGGTGGAAGACTTCGCCGCCGGCCGCAACGCGTACATCTGGCCGAACACCAAGTGGCCCGACAATGTCGTGGTGTATGAGTTCGCGCAGGGGCACTTCA CCCAGGCCGCCCAAAACGCCATCTTGGCTGGCATAGCGGCCATCGAGAGAAACAGCTGCGTCCGCTTCAGACTCAGGAACAACAACGACAGAAACTACGTCCGTGTTACC AACTTCAACGATGGTTGCTACGCGCACGTGGGCTACTGGTCCACCCGCGGCGTCCACATCCTCAACCTGACCTGGCCCAGCTGTTCCCTGCACACCACCATCGTGCACGAGTGGCTGCATATCCTGGGCTTCCTGCACATGCAGTCTACGTACAACAGGGACGATTTCGTCAGGATTATGTGGGAGAACATTTGGCCTG GCATGGAACATAATTTCGACAAGTACGAATCGAACATAGTCAGCAACTTGGGGTTACCCTACGAATACGCCAGCTCCATGCACTACGGAGGTTATGGATTCAGCGTCAATGGACGCCCCACCATGGTCGCattgtat GATTGGGCCGGAGTGATGGGCCAGCAGGACTACGTCACCTACTGGGACTACCTGCGCGTGCGACGCCACTACAACTGCCCTGGAGCGTGGAGCGAGGAGGTCCAGGCCGAGCCCCAACAACCTTCAGCTGAACCCTTGACTAACGAGGCTTAA